One region of Wyeomyia smithii strain HCP4-BCI-WySm-NY-G18 chromosome 3, ASM2978416v1, whole genome shotgun sequence genomic DNA includes:
- the LOC129732605 gene encoding probable cytochrome P450 6a14, translating into MDLTLLVAALGLLLAYGYYRVKKVVNFWADRNVPHNPISFGKSPEQGLHMGKMLQKHYNQFKGQYPFAGMYFLFKPLVLAIDLELLKCIFVKDFQYFHDRGTFYNERDDPLSAHLFNLEGNKWKNLRTKLSPTFTSGKMKMMYPAMIKAGRQFSDYMEDKIAVESEFELKDLLARFTTDVIGICAFGIECNSMKDPNAQFRQMGRRHFEEPRNRLRDSVCMGAPKLARFLRLKMINAELSEFFINVVRETIDFRVKNNVRRNDFMDLLIAMMKGDNPELGSLTFNEIAAQAFVFFVAGFETSSTTMTWALYELSVNQDIQSKGRQCVEDVLEKHNGDLTYEAIMEMTYIDQILQETLRKYPPVPVHFRVVTKDYRVPNTSTTLSAGTRVLIPVYAVHHDPEIFPDPERFDPDRFTPEAIAQRHPYAWTPFGEGPRICVGMRFGLMQARIGLALLLKSFRFSSGQKSTVPLDFTPKSFILSPEQGLWLKVDKV; encoded by the exons ATGGATCTCACGCTACTGGTTGCTGCACTGGGGCTTCTGCTGGCCTACGGGTACTATCGTGTGAAAAAAGTGGTGAACTTTTGGGCCGATCGAAATGTACCACATAACCCGATCAGCTTCGGTAAGAGCCCGGAACAAGGGCTTCACATGGGCAAGATGCTACAGAAGCACTACAACCAGTTCAAAGGTCAGTATCCTTTCGCCGGTATGTACTTTCTATTCAAACCACTCGTGCTGGCCATCGATCTGGAGTTGTTGAAGTGCATTTTCGTGAAGGATTTCCAGTACTTCCATGATCGTGGAACGTTTTACAATGAACGAGATGATCCACTATCGGCGCATTTATTCAACTTGGAGGGTAACAAGTGGAAAAATTTGCGCACAAAGCTTTCGCCGACCTTCACCTCGGGCAAGATGAAAATGATGTATCCAGCGATGATTAAAGCCGGCCGGCAGTTCAGTGATTATATGGAGGATAAAATTGCAGTGGAGAGTGAGTTCGAGTTGAAAGATTTACTGGCTAGATTCACGACGGATGTGATAGGGATTTGCGCTTTCGGAATCGAATGCAACTCGATGAAGGACCCGAACGCTCAGTTTCGTCAAATGGGACGACGACATTTCGAAGAACCACGGAATCGGCTGAGAGATTCTGTGTGCATGGGAGCTCCCAAGCTGGCACGGTTTTTGCGTTTGAAGATGATCAATGCGGAGCTGTCGGAATTTTTCATCAACGTGGTACGAGAGACGATCGACTTCCGGGTGAAAAATAATGTTCGAAGAAACGATTTTATGGATTTGTTGATTGCCATGATGAAGGGTGACAATCCGGAGCTGGGATCGCTTACCTTTAATGAAATTGCTGCCCAAGCGTTTGTTTTTTTCGTCGCCGGCTTTGAAACCTCATCGACGACGATGACTTGGGCGTTGTATGAACTTTCCGTCAATCAGGACATTCAGAGCAAAGGCAGACAGTGCGTGGAGGATGTTCTCGAAAAGCATAATGGTGATCTAACCTACGAAGCGATCATGGAAATGACTTATATCGATCAGATTCTGCAAG AGACTCTTAGAAAATATCCCCCTGTACCGGTTCATTTCCGAGTAGTAACTAAAGACTATCGGGTACCCAACACCAGTACGACCCTTTCGGCGGGTACCCGTGTTTTGATCCCGGTGTACGCCGTCCATCATGATCCGGAAATTTTCCCTGATCCGGAACGGTTCGATCCGGATAGATTCACGCCGGAAGCAATCGCCCAACGCCACCCGTACGCTTGGACTCCGTTTGGGGAGGGTCCCCGAATCTGCGTTGGTATGCGCTTCGGCTTGATGCAGGCGCGAATTGGACTGGCTCTGCTGTTGAAGAGCTTCCGCTTCTCCAGCGGACAGAAATCAACCGTACCGCTCGATTTCACCCCGAAAAGTTTCATTTTAAGTCCGGAACAGGGTCTTTGGTTAAAGGTGGATAAAGTTTAA